A single window of Sphaerodactylus townsendi isolate TG3544 linkage group LG05, MPM_Stown_v2.3, whole genome shotgun sequence DNA harbors:
- the SPDEF gene encoding SAM pointed domain-containing Ets transcription factor isoform X2 — protein MGSAGQGLTALPYSRVSLQDTVLLSGLEKLPISQDSDSQSWRSLDSPSPPATPEQPLPTFYLQYFDMLYPEDNNWVPKALGESQQINSQGNRTEVPKEPEQCPIIDSQGLSLTPDMDYQASLHLEEHSLEQVQSMVVGEVLKDIETACKLLNIASDPADWSPGNVQKWILWTEHQYRLPQIGKSFQDLSGKDVCAMSEEQFRQRSPACGDVLHAHLDIWKSAAWMKEKTAPGEMHYCGSEENWTENEVDSSCSGQPIHLWQFLKELLLKPHNYGRFIRWLNKEKGIFKIEDSAQVARLWGIRKNRPAMNYDKLSRSIRQYYKKGIIRKPDISQRLVYQFVHPV, from the exons ATGGGCAGTGCTGGCCAAGGCCTGACTGCTCTGCCTTATAGCCGGGTAAGCCTTCAGGATACTGTGCTGCTTTCTGGGCTGGAGAAGCTGCCTATATCTCAAGATTCTGACAGCCAGAGTTGGAGGTCTCTTGACAGTCCTAGCCCACCTGCCACCCCTGAACAACCACTACCCACCTTCTACTTGCAGTACTTTGATATGCTTTACCCGGAAGACAACAATTGGGTCCCTAAGGCTCTAGGTGAGAGCCAGCAGATCAACAGCCAAGGGAACAGGACTGAAGTGCCCAAAGAACCCGAGCAGTGCCCTATTATTGACAGTCAGGGTTTGAGCCTCACACCTGATATGGATTACCAAGCCAGCCTTCATCTGGAAGAGCACTCCCTGGAACAGGTGCAGAGCATGGTAGTGGGTGAAGTGCTCAAGGACATTGAAACAGCTTGCAAACTTCTCAATATTGCATCAG ACCCAGCAGATTGGAGTCCAGGGAATGTCCAAAAGTGGATCTTATGGACTGAGCACCAATACCGCCTACCCCAGATTGGGAAATCATTTCAGGATCTTTCTGGAAAAGATGTGTGTGCCATGTCTGAGGAGCAGTTCCGACAGCGTTCTCCAGCATGCGGTGATGTCTTACATGCTCACCTGGACATTTGGAAATCAG CTGCCTGGATGAAAGAGAAGACTGCCCCTGGAGAGATGCATTATTGTG GGAGTGAAGAGAATTGGACAGAAAATGAGGTGGATTCATCCTGCTCAGGCCAGCCCATTCACCTCTGGCAATTTCTGAAAGAACTTCTGCTGAAGCCACATAACTATGGACGCTTCATTCGTTGGCTCAATAAAGAGAAAG GTATATTCAAAATTGAAGATTCTGCTCAAGTGGCTCGGCTGTGGGGAATCCGCAAGAACCGTCCCGCCATGAACTATGACAAGCTGAGTCGCTCTATTCGGCAATATTATAAGAAAGGAATAATTCGGAAACCAGACATCTCTCAGCGGCTGGTCTACCAGTTTGTACACCCTGTGTGA
- the SPDEF gene encoding SAM pointed domain-containing Ets transcription factor isoform X1 produces MDASTPDLESNLCGVMGSAGQGLTALPYSRVSLQDTVLLSGLEKLPISQDSDSQSWRSLDSPSPPATPEQPLPTFYLQYFDMLYPEDNNWVPKALGESQQINSQGNRTEVPKEPEQCPIIDSQGLSLTPDMDYQASLHLEEHSLEQVQSMVVGEVLKDIETACKLLNIASDPADWSPGNVQKWILWTEHQYRLPQIGKSFQDLSGKDVCAMSEEQFRQRSPACGDVLHAHLDIWKSAAWMKEKTAPGEMHYCGSEENWTENEVDSSCSGQPIHLWQFLKELLLKPHNYGRFIRWLNKEKGIFKIEDSAQVARLWGIRKNRPAMNYDKLSRSIRQYYKKGIIRKPDISQRLVYQFVHPV; encoded by the exons ATCTGGAGTCAAACCTATGTGGAGTGATGGGCAGTGCTGGCCAAGGCCTGACTGCTCTGCCTTATAGCCGGGTAAGCCTTCAGGATACTGTGCTGCTTTCTGGGCTGGAGAAGCTGCCTATATCTCAAGATTCTGACAGCCAGAGTTGGAGGTCTCTTGACAGTCCTAGCCCACCTGCCACCCCTGAACAACCACTACCCACCTTCTACTTGCAGTACTTTGATATGCTTTACCCGGAAGACAACAATTGGGTCCCTAAGGCTCTAGGTGAGAGCCAGCAGATCAACAGCCAAGGGAACAGGACTGAAGTGCCCAAAGAACCCGAGCAGTGCCCTATTATTGACAGTCAGGGTTTGAGCCTCACACCTGATATGGATTACCAAGCCAGCCTTCATCTGGAAGAGCACTCCCTGGAACAGGTGCAGAGCATGGTAGTGGGTGAAGTGCTCAAGGACATTGAAACAGCTTGCAAACTTCTCAATATTGCATCAG ACCCAGCAGATTGGAGTCCAGGGAATGTCCAAAAGTGGATCTTATGGACTGAGCACCAATACCGCCTACCCCAGATTGGGAAATCATTTCAGGATCTTTCTGGAAAAGATGTGTGTGCCATGTCTGAGGAGCAGTTCCGACAGCGTTCTCCAGCATGCGGTGATGTCTTACATGCTCACCTGGACATTTGGAAATCAG CTGCCTGGATGAAAGAGAAGACTGCCCCTGGAGAGATGCATTATTGTG GGAGTGAAGAGAATTGGACAGAAAATGAGGTGGATTCATCCTGCTCAGGCCAGCCCATTCACCTCTGGCAATTTCTGAAAGAACTTCTGCTGAAGCCACATAACTATGGACGCTTCATTCGTTGGCTCAATAAAGAGAAAG GTATATTCAAAATTGAAGATTCTGCTCAAGTGGCTCGGCTGTGGGGAATCCGCAAGAACCGTCCCGCCATGAACTATGACAAGCTGAGTCGCTCTATTCGGCAATATTATAAGAAAGGAATAATTCGGAAACCAGACATCTCTCAGCGGCTGGTCTACCAGTTTGTACACCCTGTGTGA